A part of Rhipicephalus microplus isolate Deutch F79 chromosome 8, USDA_Rmic, whole genome shotgun sequence genomic DNA contains:
- the LOC119184968 gene encoding uncharacterized protein LOC119184968: MAARGLRSSSNIILAIVVLLAVSTVHRGEARSAHVASHVVHEPLLAARQAGAPSLAAADLLAPTTTELTEEYDDDDDGGTAVAAGVNARPGSVGGAAEDANEDADESPVEEEEASSTTTTASSTHEPSAAPTRPSLSNAYPPVRVSTPKVETAPLASTSPSTTRSTTTTTPTTSTTTTTTRRPMTTPTTTTTTRRATTVAAVVPSAPAPARPRRPPTTYSVPTESRSDDSACPRREDIHPCQCIELPSKIPGDVETVATCKNIRNHQVLSDALKGFQHHRINFFVLDSCKLPPFPNGLFHNVDVEWMEVLNSTVQFQKNFFTCSKDCL, translated from the exons ATGGCAGCCAGAGGTCTACGAAGCAGCTCCAACATTATTTTGGCCATCGTTGTTCTCCTGGCCGTGTCTACGGTGCACCGTGGGGAGGCCAGGAGTGCTCACGTGGCATCCCACGTGGTGCACGAGCCGTTACTGGCTGCACGCCAGGCGGGTGCACCGTCATTGGCTGCTGCGGACTTGCTAGCGCCAACCACGACTGAGCTGACTGAGGAgtacgacgatgacgacgacggtGGCACTGCCGTCGCAGCCGGAGTGAATGCACGTCCAGGCAGTGTTGGCGGAGCCGCTGAGGATGCCAACGAGGATGCAGATGAGTCTCCTGTGGAAGAGGAAGAAGCTTCGTCGACTACAACAActgcgtcgtcgacacacgaGCCTTCTGCCGCTCCAACAAGACCCAG TCTATCCAATGCCTACCCACCCGTTCGGGTCTCGACGCCCAAGGTTGAAACCGCACCACTGGCATCTACTAGTCCGAGCACTACCCGCTCCACGACCACTACTACGCCCACTACCTCAACCACGACGACAACGACAAGGCGTCCCATGACTACACCGACGACAACAACGACCACAAGGCGCGCGACCACAGTAGCAGCGGTGGTACCTTCTGCCCCGGCACCGGCCCGACCAAGGCGGCCTCCGACAACGTATTCGGTGCCCACGGAGTCCCGGTCCGACGACTCTGCGTGCCCACGTCGCGAAGACATCCACCCGTGCCAGTGCATTGAACTGCCCAGCAAGATTCCTGGAGACGTCGAGACAGTCGCCACGTGCAAGAATATCCGTAACCACCAG GTACTCAGCGATGCCCTCAAGGGTTTCCAACACCACCGGATCAACTTCTTCGTGCTCGACAGCTGCAAATTGCCCCCCTTCCCCAACGGCCTCTTTCACAATGTCGACGTCGAGTGGATGGAGGTCCTCAACTCGACTGTGCAGTTCCAGAAGAACTTCTTCACCTGCTCCAAGGACTGCCTGTGA